A single genomic interval of Rosistilla ulvae harbors:
- a CDS encoding family 16 glycoside hydrolase, with product MTVTNVRNLLAVLFLISGIAQAEVPLNQLTDSESRSGWKLLFDGKSFDGWRNFKKDGLSDGWKIVDGAMVREGKGAGDIITDKKYKAFELSLEYNISPGGNSGVMFHVTEDNNTPWKSGPEIQVQDNVDGHDPQKAGWLYQLYKPTPPSWAKDQTEKIDSTRPAGQWNQLYIRIAEDNCEVVMNGVRYYTFKLGSADWNKRVAASKFAPYETFGSAGSGHICLQDHGNLVSYRNVKIRELSDSGAVPQPIDGTLALESALAFPELKWEDWEAVDEAGNLRPMRIIELADAGDGSGRLFAISQQGGIWIFENRADVKEAKLFYDRRGKVKDWKSPGANEEGLLGLAPHPDFKNNGHVYIYYTHPTEKKSVISRITVSEDDPNRAAADSETVIMEIDQPFQNHNGGSMEFGPDGYLYIGLGDGGYRNDPYAAGQDLSKILGKILRIDVDKTDGDRKYGIPADNPFVQHKGAHGEIYAYGLRNPWRIAFDSKTGDLWCGDVGQELWEEVDLITKGGNYGWSMREGSYPFGNTAVESPNPPIGPIWEYDHRVGRSITGGRVYRSDRLPELEGKYLYADYVTGCVWALDYDQQAGRVRKNLQIFGGDVPVLAFGEDANGEVYYLTQSARGECIYRFEAAKK from the coding sequence ATGACTGTGACAAACGTTCGCAACTTGCTGGCGGTGCTGTTTCTGATTTCCGGAATTGCCCAGGCCGAAGTTCCTTTAAATCAATTGACCGATTCGGAGAGCCGCAGCGGATGGAAGCTGCTGTTCGACGGCAAATCGTTCGATGGCTGGCGCAACTTCAAAAAGGATGGTCTCTCCGACGGTTGGAAGATTGTCGACGGCGCGATGGTCCGCGAAGGCAAAGGGGCCGGCGACATCATCACCGACAAGAAATACAAAGCGTTTGAGCTGTCGCTGGAATACAACATCAGCCCAGGCGGAAACAGCGGTGTGATGTTCCACGTCACCGAAGATAACAACACGCCGTGGAAGAGTGGTCCCGAGATTCAAGTTCAGGACAACGTCGATGGCCACGATCCGCAAAAAGCTGGTTGGTTGTATCAGCTTTACAAGCCAACACCTCCGAGCTGGGCAAAGGACCAAACCGAAAAAATCGACTCCACCCGTCCGGCTGGCCAATGGAATCAATTGTACATTCGGATCGCAGAGGACAATTGCGAAGTCGTCATGAATGGCGTCCGGTATTACACCTTCAAACTCGGCAGCGCCGACTGGAACAAGCGGGTCGCGGCCAGCAAGTTCGCTCCCTACGAGACGTTTGGCAGCGCCGGATCGGGGCACATCTGCCTGCAAGATCACGGGAATTTGGTCTCCTATCGAAACGTCAAAATTCGTGAACTGAGCGACAGCGGGGCGGTTCCCCAACCGATCGACGGAACATTGGCCCTCGAATCGGCATTGGCCTTCCCGGAACTGAAGTGGGAAGACTGGGAAGCTGTCGATGAAGCGGGCAATCTGCGTCCCATGCGGATCATCGAACTCGCCGACGCCGGTGATGGAAGCGGTCGCTTGTTTGCGATTTCGCAACAGGGTGGGATCTGGATCTTCGAAAATCGCGCGGACGTTAAAGAAGCGAAGCTGTTCTACGATCGCCGCGGCAAGGTCAAGGATTGGAAGAGTCCAGGAGCCAACGAAGAGGGACTGCTGGGACTCGCCCCGCATCCCGATTTCAAGAACAACGGTCACGTCTACATCTATTACACCCATCCAACCGAAAAGAAGTCGGTGATCTCGCGGATCACGGTTTCGGAGGACGATCCCAACCGAGCCGCAGCCGACTCCGAGACGGTGATCATGGAGATCGATCAACCGTTCCAGAACCACAACGGTGGCAGCATGGAATTTGGCCCCGACGGGTATCTCTACATCGGATTAGGGGACGGCGGTTACCGCAACGACCCGTACGCCGCAGGGCAGGACCTAAGCAAAATCCTAGGCAAGATCTTGCGGATCGACGTCGACAAGACCGATGGCGATCGCAAGTATGGCATTCCCGCCGACAACCCATTTGTTCAACACAAGGGTGCCCACGGCGAGATCTACGCTTACGGATTGCGGAACCCGTGGCGAATCGCTTTCGATTCGAAGACCGGCGACCTGTGGTGCGGCGACGTCGGCCAGGAATTGTGGGAAGAGGTCGATCTGATCACCAAGGGTGGCAATTACGGCTGGAGCATGCGTGAAGGTTCCTACCCGTTTGGCAACACCGCTGTTGAATCGCCGAATCCACCGATCGGTCCGATCTGGGAATACGACCACCGCGTCGGTCGTTCGATCACCGGCGGCCGCGTCTACCGCAGCGATCGATTGCCCGAATTGGAAGGCAAGTATCTGTACGCCGACTACGTCACCGGGTGTGTCTGGGCCTTGGACTACGATCAACAAGCCGGCCGCGTTCGCAAGAACTTGCAGATCTTTGGCGGCGATGTCCCCGTGTTGGCCTTTGGCGAAGATGCCAACGGCGAAGTCTACTACCTGACCCAAAGCGCTCGCGGCGAATGCATCTACCGTTTTGAAGCCGCCAAAAAATAG
- a CDS encoding WD40 repeat domain-containing serine/threonine protein kinase, whose translation MNDRSDSLDGEALRNSPSRVEAFCQELRQNASHSIATNMSCDGSHLAAVVRLFDRTLDASSTKTINSTDIDFELDPPERIGRFTIHGIIGAGGFGTVYKAQDDLLHRDVAIKSIRRRKSKANASEDERLLEARAAARLSHPFLVPLYEVFQDEDSVYLVSEFCQGPTLAKWLTEHPGPVPPQTAFELLVRLTDAILHVHERGLVHRDIKPSNILLEEAASTSGSATWTPRLTDFGLVRDLFDESEFDSQVRLIGTLLYMSPEQLLDTELAHGEPCDIFAIGVVMYRVLTGELPHQGSDGLQLITSICVKQPRRPRELVRSIPRDLDAICMRCLAKEPAQRYASAADLKDDLIRWEQGRMVKARPQSRAERTWHAVKRSPIESGLLAVIALLVVASLLALAHSNRKLAAERSSLQVALTDVQLSERRAVAAEQDASAHQAEAEASRTAAVKTAYLSDLRQAYTAWAKNDRAKALNIAGRVEDYATGVVPIGFDLKLLKSRALHGWHQCAAYSSMISEVVLLPSQDAAAVADIDGTIRILDLESGEVLREFAPVVGTRMFALAVSPDGNTLAVGRQVATDSNWLDNLNEVHFIALGDHATPETIKDLPTTVESLAFSPDGKWLAVGCRYEPIPIYDLATGEVIETVEAPRRNEFITFFPDATRLLTLKDQFTPVVASLLPQTPDLVVPTDFLIETMSLSADGRWLVCAFAHETFLRRFDLESEDLSAVELRQSYGHAEAVAVSPDGQRIVAGMRNGGIVGWDLSDPAKAGRGADEETELPFWNYSHLQILLNGEVSQLALDAEGRIISGGEDGSVAISSLDPVPDSPQIVKGKTPNAVLAVDGRQAFIANASIGRVQRIDTSSFNVIEAVADIPDFSVQTMEISPDGRWLAYGDLHGNTYLNARDSSILNMTHVAPPHEGFTPPVVSVGFNASGDQFFSLTRGGNWLILFDMVSTTGLNGSAYGVEVDRQEFPVANRFATLLGDNKILLFGEFVSTFDFVTRETKVIDRVNTSAAGGMCNDFLRKIVYIASQDSRIRSYDWEGRMVAASDRWDSQQPSVSGLEPSCITLTPDRRSLLTGGIDGSIAIWNVEDLQFVGTVRAADEQGAISHIGVSEDGKVWSYHQRDTDGKFPQRGLQIMRIQ comes from the coding sequence ATGAATGATCGCTCCGATTCGCTCGATGGAGAGGCGTTGCGCAACTCGCCCAGTCGGGTCGAAGCCTTTTGTCAAGAACTCCGGCAAAACGCGTCGCATTCCATCGCAACCAACATGTCGTGTGACGGTTCTCACCTGGCCGCGGTGGTTCGGTTGTTCGATCGGACGCTCGACGCGTCGTCGACGAAGACGATCAATTCGACCGATATCGACTTCGAACTGGATCCCCCCGAGCGTATCGGACGGTTCACGATTCATGGAATCATTGGGGCGGGTGGTTTCGGAACGGTCTACAAGGCCCAGGATGATCTGTTGCACCGCGATGTTGCAATCAAATCGATTCGCCGTCGCAAATCGAAAGCCAATGCCAGCGAGGACGAACGATTATTGGAAGCGCGGGCCGCAGCGAGGTTGAGTCATCCGTTCTTGGTGCCGTTGTACGAGGTGTTTCAAGACGAGGATTCGGTCTATCTGGTCTCGGAATTTTGTCAGGGTCCGACGCTGGCAAAATGGTTGACTGAACATCCCGGTCCCGTGCCGCCCCAGACCGCGTTTGAATTGTTGGTGCGGTTGACCGATGCGATCCTGCATGTCCATGAACGTGGATTGGTCCATCGCGACATAAAGCCGAGCAACATCTTGTTGGAAGAAGCGGCATCGACATCGGGATCGGCTACGTGGACTCCTCGATTGACCGACTTTGGTTTGGTCCGCGATCTGTTCGACGAATCCGAGTTCGACTCCCAAGTGCGTCTGATCGGGACTTTGTTATACATGTCCCCCGAACAATTGCTCGACACCGAACTTGCCCACGGCGAACCGTGTGACATCTTCGCGATAGGGGTCGTGATGTATCGCGTTTTGACCGGGGAATTGCCTCATCAAGGATCCGATGGGCTGCAATTGATCACGTCGATCTGTGTGAAGCAGCCCCGACGGCCGCGTGAACTGGTCCGTTCAATTCCTCGCGATTTAGATGCGATCTGTATGCGCTGCCTGGCCAAAGAGCCGGCCCAACGTTACGCGTCGGCAGCGGATTTGAAAGACGACCTGATCCGCTGGGAACAGGGACGAATGGTGAAAGCGCGGCCTCAATCACGGGCCGAACGGACGTGGCATGCGGTGAAGCGTTCGCCGATCGAATCGGGGCTGTTGGCTGTGATCGCGTTGCTTGTCGTCGCAAGCCTGCTCGCCTTGGCTCACAGCAATCGCAAGTTGGCCGCCGAACGCAGTTCGTTGCAGGTGGCGTTGACCGATGTTCAATTGAGCGAACGTCGAGCGGTCGCCGCGGAACAGGATGCTAGTGCGCACCAGGCGGAAGCTGAAGCGAGTCGGACGGCCGCCGTGAAAACGGCGTATTTATCCGATCTTCGCCAAGCCTATACCGCGTGGGCAAAAAACGACCGCGCCAAAGCGTTAAATATCGCAGGCCGAGTGGAAGATTACGCAACGGGAGTGGTGCCGATCGGGTTCGATCTAAAACTGTTGAAGTCCAGAGCTCTTCACGGATGGCATCAGTGTGCCGCGTATTCGTCGATGATTAGTGAGGTTGTTCTGCTTCCCAGCCAAGATGCCGCAGCGGTTGCTGATATCGACGGGACGATTCGCATTCTGGATTTGGAATCTGGAGAGGTTCTGCGCGAGTTCGCCCCCGTTGTAGGGACACGCATGTTTGCCTTGGCCGTTTCCCCCGATGGAAACACGCTCGCCGTGGGACGCCAGGTAGCGACCGACTCAAATTGGCTTGATAATTTGAACGAGGTTCACTTTATTGCCCTAGGGGACCATGCCACACCAGAAACTATCAAGGACCTACCCACGACGGTCGAATCGCTCGCGTTTTCCCCCGACGGCAAATGGTTGGCGGTTGGTTGTCGGTATGAACCGATCCCGATCTATGATCTCGCAACCGGCGAGGTCATCGAAACGGTCGAAGCACCGCGTCGCAACGAATTTATCACATTTTTTCCCGATGCCACGCGGTTGTTGACGCTCAAGGATCAGTTCACGCCGGTCGTTGCCAGTCTGCTTCCTCAGACGCCTGATCTCGTCGTGCCGACAGATTTTCTTATCGAAACCATGTCTCTTTCCGCTGATGGTCGATGGTTGGTCTGCGCGTTCGCTCACGAGACGTTTCTGCGGCGATTTGATCTTGAATCGGAGGATCTGAGTGCGGTTGAACTACGGCAATCGTATGGTCACGCAGAGGCTGTTGCTGTTTCCCCCGATGGTCAACGCATTGTTGCCGGGATGCGGAATGGCGGTATCGTCGGCTGGGACTTGTCGGATCCTGCCAAAGCCGGCCGAGGTGCCGATGAGGAGACAGAGCTTCCGTTTTGGAATTATTCCCATTTGCAAATCCTTCTCAATGGAGAGGTCTCCCAACTCGCGCTCGATGCCGAGGGACGCATCATCAGCGGTGGTGAGGACGGTTCGGTAGCGATCAGTTCGCTCGATCCCGTGCCCGATTCACCGCAAATCGTGAAAGGGAAAACACCGAATGCCGTGCTTGCTGTGGATGGGCGTCAGGCATTCATCGCGAATGCGTCCATTGGAAGAGTACAACGTATCGATACCAGCTCGTTCAACGTGATAGAGGCAGTTGCGGATATCCCTGATTTCAGCGTTCAAACCATGGAAATCTCTCCCGATGGCAGGTGGTTGGCGTACGGTGATCTCCATGGCAACACCTATCTGAACGCACGTGATTCATCCATCTTAAATATGACGCATGTGGCGCCTCCTCATGAGGGGTTCACGCCGCCCGTCGTCAGCGTGGGCTTCAACGCCAGCGGTGATCAGTTCTTTTCACTAACGCGCGGGGGAAATTGGCTGATCCTATTTGATATGGTCTCAACCACTGGATTGAATGGCAGCGCGTACGGGGTTGAGGTTGATCGGCAAGAGTTCCCGGTGGCCAACCGGTTCGCCACGCTGCTTGGTGACAATAAGATTTTGTTGTTTGGAGAGTTTGTCAGTACCTTTGACTTCGTCACGCGCGAGACGAAGGTTATCGATCGAGTGAACACCAGCGCAGCAGGCGGGATGTGCAACGATTTTTTGCGAAAGATAGTCTACATCGCGTCGCAAGATAGTCGGATTCGCAGCTACGATTGGGAGGGCCGGATGGTCGCCGCCAGCGACCGTTGGGATTCGCAACAACCAAGTGTTTCCGGTTTAGAGCCGAGTTGTATCACCCTGACTCCCGATCGCAGGAGTTTGTTGACTGGCGGCATCGATGGCTCGATAGCGATCTGGAATGTCGAGGACTTGCAGTTTGTTGGGACCGTTCGCGCTGCCGATGAGCAAGGGGCCATTTCCCATATCGGAGTCTCGGAGGACGGCAAGGTTTGGAGCTACCATCAGCGCGATACAGATGGCAAATTTCCGCAGCGTGGGTTACAGATCATGCGAATCCAGTAG
- a CDS encoding zinc ribbon domain-containing protein, whose product MSVLQIRCPGCQAVLRIPATAAGSKVRCSQCKKILAIPARSPASESKKSSGQNPAASAAPAPHVGDDPFGGLDDFNAGAPFSAAAPYSPPPTNNPSAPSFQPTQTKQAGGDASAAIATKPKWLIPGLVCGALVLVGMVGATVLGYFAFTRSVDVAVAEQRAAQSSAKAAAAASLKGQMEAMALDNPLPSTWTPQGATGATVNMPADAIVREVASPVQGQLVFRVAGTDPDSGATFWLTEMPIAPGSEIRRDMWLRNLYRYSGGQAEELAEITRSGVAGKRIVLARDGEQKDPLLEVFMMPDRMVVTSVQPGKAKLGEAFFASLTLSDSGDSGGESTPGSAAVASTDQPSASMPKTTRPTGDEARRQKIYLEYRRYAGANTTRSPLPGINARDAVDRLLGQVNESQTQAFLVLHNLTEQQLGEIITEGNNKNWGAR is encoded by the coding sequence ATGAGCGTTCTGCAAATTCGCTGTCCTGGATGCCAGGCTGTGTTGCGAATTCCAGCAACTGCCGCGGGCTCCAAAGTTCGCTGCAGCCAATGCAAAAAGATACTTGCGATCCCGGCCCGCTCCCCTGCTTCGGAGAGCAAAAAGAGCAGCGGGCAGAATCCTGCCGCGTCGGCCGCGCCTGCGCCCCACGTCGGCGATGACCCCTTTGGCGGATTGGATGATTTCAACGCGGGAGCTCCATTTTCTGCTGCGGCCCCCTACTCTCCTCCGCCAACGAACAATCCATCCGCCCCCTCGTTTCAACCCACGCAAACAAAGCAGGCCGGCGGCGATGCATCTGCCGCGATTGCCACGAAACCCAAGTGGTTAATTCCCGGGCTCGTCTGCGGCGCGTTGGTCCTTGTCGGAATGGTCGGCGCAACCGTCTTGGGCTACTTCGCCTTTACTCGTTCTGTCGATGTGGCAGTGGCCGAGCAACGGGCTGCTCAGTCGTCGGCGAAAGCTGCAGCGGCAGCATCGTTGAAGGGGCAGATGGAAGCGATGGCGCTCGACAATCCATTGCCCAGTACGTGGACGCCGCAGGGAGCTACCGGCGCAACGGTGAACATGCCCGCCGATGCGATCGTTCGCGAAGTCGCTTCGCCGGTTCAGGGCCAGCTGGTCTTTCGGGTCGCTGGAACCGACCCCGACAGCGGTGCAACGTTCTGGTTGACGGAAATGCCGATCGCGCCCGGCAGCGAAATTCGCCGCGACATGTGGCTCCGCAATCTCTACCGTTACTCCGGTGGACAAGCGGAGGAGCTTGCCGAGATTACGCGGTCGGGCGTCGCGGGAAAGCGGATCGTCTTAGCCCGCGATGGTGAACAAAAGGACCCGTTGTTGGAAGTTTTCATGATGCCCGATCGCATGGTCGTCACCTCGGTCCAACCGGGTAAGGCAAAGCTTGGCGAAGCCTTTTTTGCTTCGCTGACGCTCTCCGATTCAGGCGATTCGGGAGGCGAAAGCACCCCTGGTTCCGCCGCGGTCGCGTCGACGGACCAGCCATCCGCGTCGATGCCAAAAACGACGCGGCCGACCGGCGATGAAGCGCGTCGCCAAAAGATTTACCTCGAATATCGCCGTTATGCGGGGGCAAACACGACGCGTTCGCCGCTGCCTGGGATCAATGCACGCGATGCGGTTGATCGGTTGTTGGGACAGGTCAACGAGAGTCAAACGCAGGCGTTTTTAGTCCTCCATAACCTGACCGAACAGCAGCTCGGGGAGATCATCACCGAGGGGAACAATAAGAACTGGGGGGCGCGGTAA
- a CDS encoding efflux RND transporter permease subunit, whose translation MSYPNSEFDDKAFADSSTNGFGRLVDHAWIVAAVILLITGFATIGYVDPTLLVPPAEETSVDHSTTSEAAGRKQRATPNVRIAQLAGFDLVLLVHSGDLFTPSSAAALRHVVSRLEALPQVDSVHWMDRAPPLNIFGLREPVFPKATASESRFDAAKAKALGNPMIGGFLLSGDAKSTLVNVNIDWLFVRNDEDCTTAIREAAEQAASEIQGNDLTFQMTGRVPLELSLRKRNRSDERTYQIIANVFTMIMAIILFRGVIAVLIVALAPGLGVYWTLGLLNYFDLQDNPFNHVVLPILISLVGFTDGVHMMVQIRANRAAGMPPRAATRRALSEVGLACGLTSLTTAIGFGSLSLAHHRIVQEFGWCCVLGVVVTFIAVVTVIPLLCMTPLGLRVQSGHSRGWVDRNFGRAQWIVDSVIRNHRRFAIGGMLGLAVMVGISSLLRPDERRNSALPSTGEELEALRAMDQNFGGLETAKVEVEWTDAIGSDSPEVLQVMQQVDAALQAEPQLGFPISIATLVAAMPGEGDAADRASLIELLPPPLKRAFFTPEQGTAMAMFRVQDLGIAKYGPVFERVDEKLQQIAAQHPYFTIKLAGDAVWRWQNLYQIVVDLALSLGTAIVIIFIVLSIVYRSIRIGLISIVPNVFPLAATGTLLVFAGQSLEIVSVCAFTVCLGIAVDDTIHFLTRYNEERKKTDDKAEAIRRSFVAVGTALIITTIVLVAGFVTALSSDTRDHQIFATMGILTITSALFADLIFLPALLTMFPGRKR comes from the coding sequence ATGTCATACCCCAACTCAGAATTTGACGACAAAGCGTTTGCTGATTCTTCGACCAACGGCTTCGGTCGATTGGTCGACCACGCATGGATTGTCGCCGCGGTCATTCTTCTGATCACTGGTTTTGCAACCATTGGTTACGTCGACCCGACGCTTCTGGTTCCGCCAGCCGAAGAGACGTCGGTCGATCACTCGACCACATCCGAAGCGGCTGGTCGCAAGCAACGGGCGACGCCCAACGTCCGAATCGCCCAACTGGCGGGATTCGATTTGGTCCTGTTGGTCCATTCCGGCGACCTGTTTACCCCCTCATCCGCCGCGGCGCTGCGGCATGTCGTGTCGCGGCTCGAAGCTTTGCCTCAAGTCGATAGCGTTCATTGGATGGATCGCGCTCCGCCGTTGAACATCTTTGGGTTGCGAGAACCGGTCTTCCCCAAAGCGACAGCTTCGGAATCTCGATTCGACGCGGCCAAAGCCAAGGCCTTGGGCAATCCGATGATCGGTGGGTTCTTGCTTTCCGGCGACGCCAAGTCGACGTTGGTCAATGTAAACATCGATTGGTTGTTTGTTCGCAACGATGAGGACTGCACGACGGCGATCCGCGAGGCAGCTGAACAAGCCGCTAGCGAGATCCAGGGGAACGATTTGACGTTTCAAATGACAGGTCGTGTGCCGTTGGAGCTGTCGCTACGAAAACGAAATCGATCCGACGAACGGACCTACCAGATCATCGCCAATGTATTCACGATGATCATGGCGATCATCCTGTTTCGCGGCGTGATCGCTGTCCTGATCGTCGCCCTCGCACCAGGGCTGGGCGTCTATTGGACGCTTGGCCTGCTGAACTACTTCGACCTGCAAGACAATCCTTTTAACCATGTCGTTCTGCCGATCTTGATCAGCCTTGTCGGCTTCACCGACGGCGTTCACATGATGGTCCAGATCCGCGCCAACCGCGCGGCGGGGATGCCGCCGCGAGCGGCAACGCGGCGGGCGCTTTCCGAAGTTGGACTGGCCTGCGGATTGACCTCACTGACCACTGCGATCGGCTTTGGTTCGCTCAGCCTGGCACATCATCGCATCGTCCAGGAGTTTGGATGGTGCTGCGTGTTGGGAGTGGTCGTCACGTTCATCGCCGTGGTCACGGTGATCCCGTTGTTGTGTATGACACCACTGGGGCTGCGCGTTCAATCGGGGCACAGCCGCGGTTGGGTCGATCGCAACTTTGGCCGCGCTCAATGGATCGTCGATTCCGTGATCCGCAACCATCGCCGGTTTGCGATCGGCGGCATGTTGGGGCTGGCGGTGATGGTTGGGATCAGCAGTCTGTTGCGCCCCGATGAACGTCGCAACAGCGCTTTGCCAAGCACCGGTGAAGAGCTGGAAGCCTTGCGGGCGATGGATCAGAATTTTGGAGGCCTGGAAACGGCGAAGGTGGAGGTCGAATGGACCGACGCGATCGGTTCCGACTCTCCCGAGGTGTTGCAGGTGATGCAGCAGGTCGACGCGGCGTTGCAAGCCGAACCCCAGCTTGGGTTTCCGATTTCGATTGCGACATTGGTCGCAGCGATGCCTGGTGAAGGGGATGCCGCCGATCGTGCCAGCTTGATCGAATTGCTGCCGCCGCCATTGAAGCGAGCCTTTTTTACTCCGGAACAGGGCACGGCGATGGCGATGTTTCGCGTCCAGGATTTGGGGATTGCTAAATACGGACCGGTCTTCGAACGCGTGGATGAGAAGCTTCAACAGATTGCGGCACAGCACCCCTATTTCACAATCAAATTGGCGGGGGATGCGGTTTGGCGCTGGCAGAATCTCTATCAAATTGTCGTCGATCTGGCGCTCAGTTTGGGAACGGCGATCGTGATCATCTTCATCGTCCTTTCGATCGTCTATCGTTCGATACGGATCGGATTGATTTCGATTGTTCCCAACGTCTTTCCGTTGGCCGCGACCGGAACTCTGCTGGTCTTCGCCGGGCAATCTTTGGAGATCGTCAGCGTTTGCGCCTTCACCGTTTGTCTGGGGATCGCCGTCGACGACACGATCCATTTCCTGACCCGGTATAACGAGGAACGGAAAAAGACGGACGACAAAGCCGAAGCGATTCGGCGATCGTTTGTCGCCGTTGGAACTGCGTTGATCATCACGACGATCGTCTTGGTCGCGGGGTTTGTCACCGCGCTATCGAGCGATACCCGCGACCATCAGATCTTTGCCACGATGGGGATTCTGACGATCACATCCGCCCTGTTCGCCGACCTGATCTTCCTGCCGGCGCTGCTGACGATGTTCCCGGGACGCAAACGCTAG
- a CDS encoding sialate O-acetylesterase, protein MHRNNDNMTIYRNRFFVLATAMTLACLATTLQAEVKLASIFSDSMVLQRDLPAPVWGWADPGEQVTVTLGGQTQKTKADADGRWQVSLLDLKASAEGQTLVVEGTNTIKLDDVLIGEVWICSGQSNMEWPLSRATNGAEEVAAADHPQIRLFNVPGHTTSPVGKDSCPGQWKVCHPGSAGGFSAVGYFFGRRLQNELNVPVGLVGTNWGGTRIEPWVSPEGFHKVPELKSIADQVDAYTAETKVGASSPSAIYNAMVHPLVPFSMRGAIWYQGESNGGEGESYYHKTRALVSSWRELFNPNLGFYWVQLANFKQPTEDPAGGDGWAKLREAQTKALDIDHTGMAVITDIGEANDIHPKNKQDVGDRLAQWALHQTYDKQQIVPAGPLFKSQKIEGDSIRLSFNHVGGGLIVGQKNGLDPTQEVKEGKLERFAIAGADKKWHWADATIDGDTVVVKSPDVANPVAVRYAYTMNPVGANLYNKEGIPASPFRTDTW, encoded by the coding sequence ATGCATAGGAACAACGACAACATGACGATCTATCGCAACCGGTTTTTTGTTCTCGCCACCGCGATGACGCTTGCCTGCTTGGCGACCACGCTACAGGCCGAAGTGAAGCTCGCGTCGATCTTCAGCGATTCGATGGTCTTGCAACGCGATCTCCCCGCGCCGGTATGGGGCTGGGCCGATCCGGGGGAACAGGTCACCGTCACGCTGGGCGGTCAGACTCAAAAGACGAAAGCGGATGCCGATGGGCGTTGGCAAGTGAGTCTGTTGGACCTGAAGGCCAGTGCGGAAGGACAAACGCTTGTCGTCGAGGGGACCAACACGATTAAGCTTGACGATGTGCTGATTGGCGAGGTCTGGATCTGCTCGGGCCAATCGAACATGGAATGGCCACTCAGCAGAGCGACCAATGGAGCTGAAGAAGTGGCGGCAGCCGACCACCCGCAAATTCGATTGTTCAACGTTCCCGGTCACACCACGTCGCCGGTTGGGAAAGATTCCTGTCCCGGCCAATGGAAGGTTTGCCACCCCGGTTCGGCCGGTGGTTTTTCAGCGGTGGGGTATTTCTTTGGCCGCCGTCTGCAAAACGAATTGAACGTTCCGGTCGGCTTGGTGGGAACCAATTGGGGCGGAACGCGAATCGAGCCATGGGTTTCCCCGGAAGGTTTCCATAAGGTTCCCGAATTGAAGTCGATCGCCGATCAAGTCGACGCGTATACGGCGGAGACCAAAGTGGGCGCCAGTTCCCCGTCGGCAATCTACAACGCGATGGTCCATCCGTTGGTTCCGTTTTCGATGCGTGGTGCGATTTGGTACCAAGGTGAATCGAACGGTGGCGAAGGTGAATCGTATTATCATAAGACGCGAGCACTGGTTTCCAGTTGGCGTGAGCTGTTCAACCCAAACCTTGGGTTCTACTGGGTCCAGTTGGCGAACTTCAAGCAACCGACAGAGGATCCTGCGGGAGGAGACGGTTGGGCGAAGCTGCGCGAAGCGCAAACCAAGGCGCTCGACATCGACCACACCGGGATGGCTGTGATCACGGACATCGGTGAAGCAAACGACATTCACCCGAAGAACAAGCAGGACGTCGGCGATCGTCTGGCCCAATGGGCGCTGCACCAAACCTACGACAAGCAGCAGATCGTACCGGCGGGCCCGTTGTTCAAGAGCCAGAAAATCGAAGGGGATTCGATCCGCTTGAGCTTTAATCACGTTGGCGGTGGTTTGATCGTCGGTCAAAAGAACGGTCTCGATCCGACTCAGGAGGTTAAAGAGGGCAAACTGGAGCGTTTTGCGATTGCTGGCGCCGACAAAAAATGGCACTGGGCGGATGCGACGATCGATGGCGACACCGTGGTGGTAAAGTCACCGGATGTTGCCAATCCCGTCGCCGTCCGATACGCCTATACGATGAACCCCGTGGGGGCGAACCTTTATAACAAAGAAGGGATCCCAGCATCCCCATTCCGCACCGACACTTGGTAG
- a CDS encoding DUF1579 domain-containing protein, with translation MFAKPQQEHLWLDRLVGNWAFEHHCEMPDGTKSATEGKMVCRSLSGMWLICESSGISDDGQPWSSIMTLGFDVKQNRYVGSFIGSMMSNLWLYQGDLDDAGKRLPLQSIGPTFAGTGTCKYRDTIEIIDADNWLFTSELQNEAGEWVKFMDGPHRRA, from the coding sequence ATGTTTGCCAAACCACAACAAGAACATCTTTGGCTCGATCGATTGGTCGGCAATTGGGCTTTCGAACACCATTGCGAAATGCCCGATGGAACCAAGTCGGCGACCGAGGGGAAGATGGTCTGCCGGTCGCTCAGCGGCATGTGGTTGATTTGTGAAAGCAGCGGGATCTCCGACGACGGCCAGCCTTGGTCGTCGATCATGACGCTTGGGTTTGATGTCAAACAAAACCGCTACGTCGGTAGCTTTATCGGGTCGATGATGTCCAACCTCTGGCTCTATCAAGGCGACCTCGACGACGCGGGGAAACGTCTGCCTCTGCAAAGCATCGGACCCACATTTGCCGGAACGGGAACTTGCAAGTATCGCGATACGATCGAGATCATCGACGCCGATAATTGGCTGTTTACAAGCGAGTTGCAGAACGAAGCCGGGGAGTGGGTAAAGTTCATGGATGGACCCCACCGCCGCGCTTGA